A single region of the Thermodesulfovibrionales bacterium genome encodes:
- a CDS encoding ISKra4 family transposase: GVIEAGCKSIIGSRLKQSGMEWTVKGANAIIALRCAMLSHRFEDFWESRAA; encoded by the coding sequence AGGCGTTATTGAGGCCGGTTGTAAAAGTATCATCGGCTCCCGCTTAAAACAATCCGGAATGGAGTGGACCGTAAAAGGTGCAAACGCCATTATCGCCCTCCGATGTGCCATGCTCTCGCATCGTTTTGAAGACTTCTGGGAGTCCAGGGCTGCTTAA